The genomic region ggctgagagagctccgagaagctgtgactagcccaaggtcacccagctggcatgtgcgggagtgcacaggctaatctgaattccccagataagcctccacagctcaggcggaagatgggaatcaaacccggttcctccagattagatacacgaagctcttcaACCTCGCTAGCCACCTCGCTGCTAAAGCACATTTGTTCTATATGGGATTTCTAAAGAGCACTCCCTATTGCAATGGAACTGGCTCGCTCTCCCCGTATTTACCTTGTCGAAACTGCTGTGGTGCTCTCTGACGATCTTCAGCACGAGCGCTGAGAAACGCTGAGTCAGATCCTTGAAGGCCCTCATGGTCCGGTTTGGAAGATACTGGAGGATGGGGATGAAGTCGGCCGGGTTCCCCGACCCGGCTGCTTCGCCGAAGTCGTTGTTCATGTTGACGATGCTGAGCAGCTCCACGTCGTCGTGGCTGTAGCGCTTGCCGAAGCACATGGCGCAGATGACGTTGGCCACGGAGACCACCAGCCAGCGGTAAGGGTCGAAGCTCTTCTCCTTCATCAGCTCCTGCAGCTTCAGGATCAGGGCGTCGGCTTCCTGGGAGACGTGTTCCTCCAGCAAGCAGGTCGAGGCGGTCGGGCTGGGCGAGGCCGAGAACGTCTTCAAGCCGTTCTGGGCCAGCTTCCTCCTGGCCCGCCAAACCTCTCCGGAGTCGCGGCCAAAGGTCAAGCTCTGGCCGTCGCTGATGTGCCGGAAGCTGTAGAGGTCGGGGCGCCCCATGAAGTCTTCTCCCTGCTTCACCAGCGCTTGCCGGATCGTCTCCAGCCCGCTCAGCACCAGCACGGGCCTGGTGCCCAGGTGGATCTGCATCACGTCCCCGTACTTCTGGCTCATCTTCGCCAAGGCCTGGTGGGGGT from Sphaerodactylus townsendi isolate TG3544 linkage group LG17, MPM_Stown_v2.3, whole genome shotgun sequence harbors:
- the LOC125424760 gene encoding cytochrome P450 1A1-like; amino-acid sequence: MKVALMGNEVFLPITELLIAFTVCCLVLMAIKTFWKPIPKGLKRVPGPRGYPLIGNMLDLGKNPHQALAKMSQKYGDVMQIHLGTRPVLVLSGLETIRQALVKQGEDFMGRPDLYSFRHISDGQSLTFGRDSGEVWRARRKLAQNGLKTFSASPSPTASTCLLEEHVSQEADALILKLQELMKEKSFDPYRWLVVSVANVICAMCFGKRYSHDDVELLSIVNMNNDFGEAAGSGNPADFIPILQYLPNRTMRAFKDLTQRFSALVLKIVREHHSSFDKDHIRDITDSLIDHCQDKVDENANVQLSDHTVVHIVGDLFGAGFDTVTTALSWSLIYLVTNPEIQKKIQDEIDKTIGRERKPRLSDRSKLPYTEAFLLEMFRHSSFLPFTIPHCTSLMRNHLEWLLHPLKTFVCSQPMCRSTTAI